A window of the Cicer arietinum cultivar CDC Frontier isolate Library 1 chromosome 6, Cicar.CDCFrontier_v2.0, whole genome shotgun sequence genome harbors these coding sequences:
- the LOC101497317 gene encoding uncharacterized protein isoform X2, whose amino-acid sequence MASKASVADQQMLVQENIHSQIKTFCTFMDEVLLPNKNKVNDDYFELSQQANISPQHSELISANAIPKQRPISQAELSQKLKDGLGFKLDVKPSQISHKEADQGLFLDGVVDVGAVLALYPGVIYSSAYHHYIPGYHDEQNPYLITRHDGTVIDAQPWGRGGDEKELWNGRKMVDNKTDMVVVEEGSQLDNSDDALERRNPLALAHFANHPPKGMLPNVMICPYDFPLIENNMRAYIPNILYGNAKVNMKKFDSFWFKSRVSRNSESHVPILKTVVLVATRALQDEELLLNYRLSNTKRWPEWYAQVDEEDIIEK is encoded by the exons ATGGCCAGTAAAGCCTCTGTTGCTGATCAACAAATGCTAGTACAAGAAAATATTCATTCTCAAATTAAAACATTTTGCACGTTTATGGATGAAGTTCTTCTTCCAAATAAAAACAAGGTGAATGACGACTACTTTGAGCTCTCTCAACAAGCAAACATTTCACCTCAACATAGTGAGCTTATTTCCGCCAATG CTATCCCTAAACAAAGACCGATTAGCCAAGCCGAACTTTCTCAAAAATTAAAGGATGGACTTGGCTTCAAGCTCGATGTTAAACCTTCCCAAATATCTCACAAGGAAGCCGACCAAGGTCTATTTTTAGACGGTGTAGTAGATGTTGGCGCCGTGCTAGCCTTGTATCCTGGTGTAATCTATTCTTCAGCTTATCATCATTATATTCCTGGATATCATGACGAGCAGAACCCCTATTTGATTACAAGACATGATGGAACTGTCATCGACGCCCAACCTTGGGGTCGTGGAGGTGACGAGAAAGAACTATGGAATGGTAGAAAAATGGTAGATAACAAGACTGATATGGTAGTAGTTGAGGAAGGGTCTCAACTAGATAATAGTGACGACGCACTCGAGCGTAGAAATCCATTAGCCTTGGCACATTTCGCTAATCACCCTCCGAAAGGGATGCTTCCAAATGTCATGATTTGCCCTTATGACTTTCCATTGATTGAAAACAACATGAGAGCTTACATTCCTAATATATTATATGGAAATGCAAAagtaaatatgaagaaatttGACAGTTTTTGGTTCAAATCTAGAGTTTCAAGAAATAGTGAATCACATGTTCCTATTCTGAAAACTGTTGTTTTGGTAGCAACTAGGGCTCTTCAAGATGAGGAACTTCTCCTGAACTACAGGCTGAGCAACACGAAGCGGTGGCCTGAATGGTATGCTCAAGTGGACGAAGAAGATATCATAGAAAAGTGA
- the LOC101497317 gene encoding uncharacterized protein isoform X1, translating to MAFLFQKFQEAVKTLARSPTFARDPRQLQFEADLNRLFLYTSYNRLGKNASETDAEEIIEMASKASVADQQMLVQENIHSQIKTFCTFMDEVLLPNKNKVNDDYFELSQQANISPQHSELISANAIPKQRPISQAELSQKLKDGLGFKLDVKPSQISHKEADQGLFLDGVVDVGAVLALYPGVIYSSAYHHYIPGYHDEQNPYLITRHDGTVIDAQPWGRGGDEKELWNGRKMVDNKTDMVVVEEGSQLDNSDDALERRNPLALAHFANHPPKGMLPNVMICPYDFPLIENNMRAYIPNILYGNAKVNMKKFDSFWFKSRVSRNSESHVPILKTVVLVATRALQDEELLLNYRLSNTKRWPEWYAQVDEEDIIEK from the exons ATGGCTTTTCTATTTCAGAAATTTCAAGAG gCTGTGAAAACCCTTGCAAGAAGTCCCACTTTTGCTAGGGATCCAAGACAACTACAGTTTGAAGCTGATCTTAATCGTTTGTTCCTTTATACAAG CTACAATCgattggggaagaatgctagtGAAACAGATGCAGAAGAGATTATTGAAATGGCCAGTAAAGCCTCTGTTGCTGATCAACAAATGCTAGTACAAGAAAATATTCATTCTCAAATTAAAACATTTTGCACGTTTATGGATGAAGTTCTTCTTCCAAATAAAAACAAGGTGAATGACGACTACTTTGAGCTCTCTCAACAAGCAAACATTTCACCTCAACATAGTGAGCTTATTTCCGCCAATG CTATCCCTAAACAAAGACCGATTAGCCAAGCCGAACTTTCTCAAAAATTAAAGGATGGACTTGGCTTCAAGCTCGATGTTAAACCTTCCCAAATATCTCACAAGGAAGCCGACCAAGGTCTATTTTTAGACGGTGTAGTAGATGTTGGCGCCGTGCTAGCCTTGTATCCTGGTGTAATCTATTCTTCAGCTTATCATCATTATATTCCTGGATATCATGACGAGCAGAACCCCTATTTGATTACAAGACATGATGGAACTGTCATCGACGCCCAACCTTGGGGTCGTGGAGGTGACGAGAAAGAACTATGGAATGGTAGAAAAATGGTAGATAACAAGACTGATATGGTAGTAGTTGAGGAAGGGTCTCAACTAGATAATAGTGACGACGCACTCGAGCGTAGAAATCCATTAGCCTTGGCACATTTCGCTAATCACCCTCCGAAAGGGATGCTTCCAAATGTCATGATTTGCCCTTATGACTTTCCATTGATTGAAAACAACATGAGAGCTTACATTCCTAATATATTATATGGAAATGCAAAagtaaatatgaagaaatttGACAGTTTTTGGTTCAAATCTAGAGTTTCAAGAAATAGTGAATCACATGTTCCTATTCTGAAAACTGTTGTTTTGGTAGCAACTAGGGCTCTTCAAGATGAGGAACTTCTCCTGAACTACAGGCTGAGCAACACGAAGCGGTGGCCTGAATGGTATGCTCAAGTGGACGAAGAAGATATCATAGAAAAGTGA